In Bdellovibrionales bacterium, a single window of DNA contains:
- a CDS encoding Hpt domain-containing protein, with the protein MSKKSNKPQSTMSKDFESLFAELKVEYIDSFQEKVDAIYDSWQKRSLGPLTMEFHKIKGTGTTYGIPQISEIAEIMEDLCHQKSEKLGICVLFSISLFKKVCQSEKGNASFQLEKDPLYKFLQDSQDELESA; encoded by the coding sequence ATGAGCAAAAAATCCAATAAGCCCCAGTCGACCATGTCCAAAGACTTCGAAAGCCTCTTTGCCGAACTCAAAGTGGAATACATCGATTCTTTTCAAGAAAAAGTCGACGCCATTTACGACTCTTGGCAAAAAAGATCTTTGGGGCCTTTGACCATGGAGTTTCATAAGATCAAAGGCACCGGAACCACCTACGGCATTCCTCAGATTTCGGAGATCGCAGAGATCATGGAGGACTTATGCCATCAAAAGAGCGAAAAGCTGGGGATTTGTGTCCTCTTTTCTATTAGCTTATTTAAAAAAGTTTGCCAGAGCGAAAAAGGGAATGCGAGCTTCCAGTTGGAAAAAGATCCTCTCTATAAATTTTTGCAAGATTCTCAGGATGAACTTGAAAGCGCCTAA
- a CDS encoding FAD-binding oxidoreductase, whose amino-acid sequence MLDALKSVLKPDQISTRKEDLATFGKDWSIYYPANASAIVFPESHEDVVEIVKWARAYKVALVPSGGRTGLSSAATASNQEVVIAFDRMNKILSFDESDLVVTLQPGVITETLQEFAEKNGYFFPIDFAAKGSSQVGGNVATNAGGVKVVKYGLTRQWVAGLKVVTGAGESLYLNKSLKKNATGYDLRQLFIGSEGTLGFITEIEMLLAPAAPECKVLVLGIEHLENALAVYREFNKLFSVTACEFFSHQAMEKVLQHHSKLTAPFETQTPYYLLLELENTAPDTDERLETAFSNTMEKGWVLDGVISQNSQQAENLWSLREYISESLSPESPYKNDVSVRISRVPEFVQKMQDLLQKEYPNFQVIWFGHIGDGNVHINILKPKDMEKADFIQRCQQTDALLYEQLRTFDGSISAEHGVGLAKKKFLHCTRSPEEIQIMKEIKKIFDPDHIINPGKIF is encoded by the coding sequence ATGTTAGACGCGTTAAAATCGGTTCTCAAACCGGATCAAATTTCGACCCGAAAAGAAGACCTCGCCACTTTTGGCAAGGACTGGTCGATCTACTACCCCGCGAACGCTTCAGCAATTGTTTTTCCCGAGTCCCACGAGGACGTTGTCGAGATCGTCAAATGGGCTCGCGCCTATAAAGTCGCCCTCGTCCCCTCTGGGGGCCGCACCGGGCTGAGCTCGGCCGCGACCGCCTCCAACCAAGAAGTCGTGATTGCGTTTGATCGCATGAACAAAATTTTATCTTTTGATGAATCGGACTTAGTAGTGACACTCCAACCCGGAGTCATCACCGAAACCCTTCAGGAGTTTGCCGAAAAGAATGGCTACTTCTTCCCGATTGATTTCGCGGCCAAAGGTTCAAGCCAAGTGGGCGGGAATGTCGCTACCAATGCCGGCGGTGTTAAGGTCGTCAAATATGGTCTCACGCGCCAATGGGTGGCTGGTTTAAAAGTAGTGACCGGAGCGGGCGAATCGCTCTACCTCAATAAGTCTTTAAAGAAAAATGCGACGGGATATGATTTGCGCCAACTCTTTATCGGCAGCGAAGGCACTCTCGGATTTATCACCGAAATCGAAATGCTTCTGGCTCCGGCCGCTCCTGAATGTAAAGTTCTCGTTCTAGGAATAGAGCATTTAGAGAATGCTTTGGCCGTTTACCGCGAATTCAATAAATTGTTTAGCGTTACGGCCTGCGAGTTTTTCTCTCATCAAGCGATGGAAAAAGTCCTGCAACATCATTCAAAACTGACGGCACCTTTTGAGACTCAAACGCCCTACTATCTTCTCCTCGAGTTAGAAAACACCGCTCCCGACACCGATGAGCGTTTAGAAACGGCCTTTTCAAACACGATGGAAAAAGGTTGGGTTCTCGATGGCGTGATCAGCCAAAACTCTCAGCAGGCGGAAAATTTGTGGTCTTTGCGCGAGTATATCAGCGAGTCGCTTTCGCCCGAGTCTCCCTATAAGAATGATGTCTCCGTCCGCATCTCCCGCGTCCCTGAGTTCGTCCAAAAAATGCAAGATCTTCTTCAAAAAGAATATCCCAACTTTCAAGTGATTTGGTTCGGGCATATCGGCGATGGGAATGTTCATATCAATATCCTAAAACCCAAAGATATGGAAAAGGCTGATTTTATTCAGCGTTGCCAACAGACCGACGCTTTACTCTACGAGCAACTTCGAACTTTTGATGGCTCCATCAGTGCCGAGCACGGCGTAGGACTTGCGAAAAAGAAGTTCCTCCACTGCACGCGCTCCCCTGAGGAAATTCAGATCATGAAAGAGATCAAAAAGATTTTTGATCCGGATCACATAATAAATCCTGGAAAAATATTTTAG
- a CDS encoding 2-oxoacid:acceptor oxidoreductase subunit alpha, translating into MQKAINRVSLQIATVNGSGSQSANNILLRAIFRMGIPVSGKNLFPSNIAGLPTWFIIRASEEGFSSIETLSDIVVALNSQTVDADLARVKTDGIFIYGSNLKLTAQRSDVRLLPVDFVTIAGQVSDSIKLKKLLTNMVYVGILAELLGIPEQILSSTVAHQFEDKKKVIDLNISAVNVGREYCRTHDQFKSPEVTQWGLEARDKNKGKILIDGNAAGALGAIYGGCSFTAWYPITPSSSVVDNFEKYCQLLRKGPNGENNYAVIQAEDELSAICMLAGAGWSGARSMTATSGPGISLMAEATGLMYFAEIPGVIWNVQRAGPSTGLPTRTLQSDILTCATLSHGDTQHPLLIPAHPKECFEMAQAAFDLADRIQGPVFVMSDLDLGMNSWVCDNFDFPTKPFDRGKVLNAQDLEKVTEFKRYADLDKDGIPYRTLPGTENDKAGYFTRGTGHDESAKYTEDPTVFKKLLDRFKTKWKTIRTLMPKPIVDLQPSEVGIIAYGSTDAAISEVRHHLKQKGMATSYMRLRAFPFSDEVTDFIAKHKTLYVVEQNSDGQMRRLLIQDYPEYATRFKSVLSYDGWPVRSETLLQGFADGTV; encoded by the coding sequence ATGCAGAAAGCTATAAATCGCGTCTCTTTACAGATCGCCACGGTCAACGGAAGCGGAAGCCAATCGGCCAACAATATTTTATTACGGGCCATTTTTAGAATGGGCATTCCCGTCAGTGGGAAAAATCTTTTCCCTTCAAACATCGCGGGACTCCCCACTTGGTTTATCATTCGCGCCAGCGAAGAAGGATTCTCCTCGATAGAAACGCTTTCGGATATCGTTGTGGCTTTGAACTCCCAAACTGTGGATGCGGATTTAGCTCGAGTCAAAACGGATGGAATTTTCATTTACGGTTCCAATCTCAAACTCACCGCCCAGCGGAGCGACGTTCGATTGTTGCCGGTCGACTTTGTCACTATCGCGGGACAAGTGTCAGACTCCATCAAACTTAAAAAACTTTTAACGAATATGGTTTACGTGGGAATTCTTGCGGAGCTCCTCGGAATTCCCGAGCAAATTCTCTCCTCGACGGTGGCCCACCAGTTCGAAGACAAAAAGAAAGTCATTGATCTCAATATTTCCGCCGTGAATGTGGGCCGAGAGTATTGCCGCACTCACGATCAGTTTAAATCTCCAGAAGTGACGCAATGGGGATTAGAAGCTCGCGATAAAAACAAAGGCAAAATACTCATCGACGGGAATGCCGCTGGAGCTCTCGGAGCGATTTACGGAGGTTGTAGTTTTACGGCCTGGTATCCGATCACGCCCTCGAGTTCCGTGGTCGACAATTTCGAAAAATATTGTCAGCTGCTCCGAAAGGGTCCTAACGGTGAAAATAATTACGCCGTGATTCAAGCCGAGGATGAACTCAGCGCGATCTGTATGTTGGCAGGCGCTGGATGGTCAGGGGCACGCTCAATGACAGCGACCTCGGGCCCGGGAATCAGCCTGATGGCCGAGGCGACGGGCCTTATGTACTTTGCCGAAATCCCCGGAGTGATTTGGAATGTGCAACGAGCCGGACCCTCCACGGGATTACCTACGCGCACTCTGCAGAGTGATATCCTCACCTGCGCTACACTTTCTCATGGAGACACTCAACATCCCCTTTTAATTCCGGCCCACCCTAAAGAGTGTTTCGAGATGGCCCAGGCCGCTTTCGATCTCGCCGATCGAATTCAGGGACCCGTTTTTGTGATGAGCGATTTGGATTTAGGAATGAACTCTTGGGTCTGCGATAACTTCGACTTTCCGACAAAACCCTTTGATCGCGGCAAAGTTCTTAATGCCCAGGACTTAGAAAAAGTGACAGAGTTTAAACGCTACGCCGATCTTGATAAGGACGGAATCCCCTATCGCACTCTACCGGGAACTGAAAACGACAAAGCAGGATACTTCACCCGCGGTACGGGACATGACGAGTCCGCAAAATATACGGAAGATCCCACGGTTTTTAAAAAACTTCTCGATCGCTTTAAAACAAAATGGAAAACGATTCGCACTTTAATGCCGAAGCCCATCGTGGACCTCCAACCCTCAGAGGTTGGAATTATCGCCTATGGCTCAACAGATGCAGCCATTTCCGAAGTTCGCCATCACCTCAAGCAAAAAGGAATGGCGACAAGCTATATGCGTTTGCGCGCATTCCCTTTTAGTGACGAAGTCACAGACTTTATTGCCAAACATAAAACTCTTTACGTTGTTGAACAGAACAGCGACGGTCAGATGCGCCGACTTCTCATTCAAGACTACCCCGAATATGCCACTCGCTTTAAATCGGTGTTGAGTTATGATGGATGGCCTGTGCGTAGCGAAACTTTACTTCAAGGATTTGCAGATGGAACAGTCTAA
- a CDS encoding SMI1/KNR4 family protein — protein sequence MSKFIPKALGRTLNIVDFADADDLLGTPIPDELKEFLLENNGGTPTKTEFVTEDEGIDGDIKFFLPLDDGAEETIMDEIEHTTLEGLLPKHIIPIAVTTDENRIVISCRKDDFGMIYYWAADEQGDDRPSYDFLHIIAEDLQTFIDSLG from the coding sequence ATGTCCAAATTCATTCCAAAAGCTTTAGGAAGAACACTCAATATTGTCGATTTTGCCGACGCCGACGACCTTCTCGGAACACCGATTCCCGACGAACTCAAAGAGTTTTTGCTCGAAAATAATGGCGGTACGCCGACCAAAACTGAGTTTGTGACGGAGGATGAGGGTATCGACGGCGATATCAAATTCTTTTTGCCCCTCGATGATGGAGCAGAAGAGACCATCATGGACGAAATCGAACACACCACGCTCGAAGGTTTGCTCCCGAAACACATCATACCTATCGCTGTGACGACGGATGAAAATCGCATTGTGATTTCTTGCCGTAAAGACGACTTCGGTATGATTTATTATTGGGCGGCAGACGAGCAGGGTGATGATCGACCGTCCTACGATTTTCTTCACATCATCGCTGAGGACCTACAAACGTTTATCGATTCGCTGGGTTAA
- a CDS encoding helix-turn-helix domain-containing protein, with protein MKSSSEKLNKSLARLLRQSREQQYLTQRQVSDRLGLLSPQFISNIERGVCAPSPKILKRLIVIYKLDRSEVSSILLEMSRFKIQKILNPANR; from the coding sequence ATGAAATCATCATCCGAAAAATTAAATAAGTCCCTGGCGCGGCTTCTGCGACAAAGTCGCGAGCAGCAATATTTAACTCAAAGACAAGTCTCAGACAGGCTAGGCTTATTGTCGCCGCAGTTTATTTCAAATATAGAGCGCGGGGTTTGCGCTCCGTCCCCGAAGATCTTAAAGCGACTCATTGTCATTTATAAGCTAGATCGGTCAGAGGTTTCATCGATACTTTTGGAGATGTCCCGATTTAAAATCCAAAAAATTCTTAACCCAGCGAATCGATAA
- the serA gene encoding phosphoglycerate dehydrogenase, whose product MNSKKKVLLLENIHIDAKKKFEEAGFKVTLESTSFSEKELLEKLPEYNILGIRSKTQISKAVLEKCTSLDVIGCYCIGTNQVDLKASNKNGIPVFNAPHSNTRSVAELVIAEIISLSRNLCDLSQQVHVGGWNKSAKGAREVRGKKLGIIGYGHIGSQVSILAESMGLEVCFYDVLKKLPLGNAKYLSSMEQVLKTSDFVTIHVPETSETKNMISSKQLALMKKGSFIINASRGTVVVIEDLVKALKDKHIAGAAIDVFPEEPKDNLQKFKSPLQGVPNVILTPHIGGSTEEAQVNIGHEVTNSLLQYMEEGKSFGAVQFPTIDVPMLKPKVRRLINVHRNVPGVLGEVNSIVSELGVNIQAQYLATHAEVGYLVVDLESPKTAEKVAQQVAALKTSLRTRLI is encoded by the coding sequence GTGAATTCAAAGAAGAAAGTTTTGTTGCTCGAGAATATTCATATCGATGCCAAAAAGAAATTCGAAGAGGCGGGCTTTAAGGTCACGCTAGAGTCGACATCCTTCTCGGAGAAAGAGCTTTTAGAGAAACTTCCCGAGTATAATATTTTAGGAATTCGCTCAAAGACTCAGATCTCTAAGGCGGTTCTTGAAAAGTGCACAAGCCTCGATGTCATCGGCTGCTATTGTATCGGGACCAATCAGGTGGATCTCAAGGCGAGCAACAAAAATGGGATCCCGGTTTTTAATGCACCCCATAGCAATACCCGAAGTGTGGCCGAACTGGTGATTGCCGAAATTATTTCGCTCTCTCGCAATCTCTGCGATCTCAGTCAGCAGGTTCATGTGGGCGGTTGGAACAAATCGGCTAAAGGGGCGAGAGAGGTTCGCGGAAAAAAACTGGGAATTATTGGTTACGGTCATATCGGGAGCCAGGTGAGTATTCTTGCCGAGTCCATGGGGCTTGAGGTTTGTTTTTACGATGTTTTAAAAAAACTTCCGCTCGGAAATGCAAAATATCTTTCCAGTATGGAGCAGGTTTTAAAAACATCGGATTTCGTCACCATCCATGTGCCAGAGACGAGCGAAACAAAAAACATGATCTCCTCGAAACAATTAGCGTTGATGAAAAAAGGAAGCTTTATCATCAATGCGAGTCGCGGAACCGTAGTTGTGATCGAAGATTTGGTGAAGGCCCTCAAAGATAAACATATCGCTGGCGCCGCTATCGATGTGTTTCCGGAAGAGCCCAAAGATAATTTGCAAAAGTTTAAAAGCCCTCTTCAGGGCGTTCCGAATGTGATACTCACTCCACATATCGGGGGAAGCACCGAAGAGGCGCAAGTGAACATTGGACACGAAGTGACGAACAGTTTGTTGCAGTACATGGAAGAGGGAAAGTCCTTTGGCGCGGTACAGTTCCCGACCATTGATGTACCGATGTTAAAGCCCAAAGTGCGACGGCTCATCAATGTTCACCGGAATGTCCCGGGGGTTCTCGGAGAAGTGAACAGCATCGTCTCCGAGCTCGGCGTAAATATTCAGGCCCAGTATCTTGCCACCCATGCCGAGGTGGGATATCTAGTGGTCGACCTCGAGTCACCAAAAACAGCCGAAAAAGTCGCTCAACAAGTGGCCGCTTTAAAAACCAGTTTAAGAACACGTTTGATCTAG
- a CDS encoding helix-turn-helix transcriptional regulator → MRSEKDICLDAVLNVMMKRHGYSLHQIAKDLNINKSTVHNYMNGVVPQGVCALIKFSNHFKVPIETLLFGESQTHKSPPSLKEQILHLLEKSNESREANYEIIIRKIK, encoded by the coding sequence ATGAGATCCGAAAAAGACATATGCCTCGATGCTGTCCTCAACGTGATGATGAAACGTCATGGGTATTCTCTTCATCAGATCGCAAAAGACCTCAATATCAACAAAAGCACGGTTCACAATTACATGAATGGCGTAGTTCCTCAGGGGGTTTGCGCCCTGATTAAGTTTTCTAATCATTTTAAAGTTCCCATCGAAACATTGCTTTTCGGAGAGAGCCAGACACATAAGTCACCCCCCTCTCTCAAAGAACAAATTCTTCACTTGCTCGAGAAAAGCAACGAAAGTAGAGAGGCCAACTATGAAATCATCATCCGAAAAATTAAATAA
- a CDS encoding transposase, with product TMATGDMAFTKPKNKKKVLEILEKFALKYGVKLVYYGINVNHLHLQIQLSNRYGYYKFIRAVTAAIAMAVRGVSRWNKSSSKKKFWDYRPFTRVVMGYRDSVRLNDYLQINQLEGFGVQRPIARQMVAERWRYAREPVPQLE from the coding sequence CACGATGGCTACGGGAGACATGGCTTTTACGAAGCCAAAGAACAAAAAGAAGGTGTTAGAGATTCTTGAGAAGTTTGCTCTCAAGTATGGCGTGAAGCTTGTCTATTACGGCATAAATGTGAATCATCTCCATCTTCAGATTCAACTTTCCAATCGCTATGGATACTATAAGTTTATTCGGGCGGTGACGGCGGCGATTGCGATGGCGGTGAGAGGGGTGAGTCGCTGGAACAAGAGTTCTTCCAAAAAGAAGTTTTGGGATTATCGGCCGTTCACTCGTGTGGTGATGGGATATCGGGATTCGGTGCGACTCAATGATTACCTCCAGATCAATCAGCTGGAAGGCTTTGGGGTGCAGAGACCTATAGCTCGGCAGATGGTGGCCGAGCGCTGGAGATATGCTCGAGAGCCTGTTCCACAGTTGGAATAG
- a CDS encoding HAMP domain-containing histidine kinase, producing MKTIGAKLSITVWLIAGCTFYFSASAYHNFKELHRLQDDLHVSLFLRGYAQQLETKKTNLDTLEYLKKLRRTIPQVERKNHLSNLIQALNTNNPQLKSLRFKELEEGESKYFDDAKVYVIYYQREFAKYILASVLTPLLGLVFFSIYLRRSIVKPLQKLSQRMMDFLVDRYTFKLSTPQNNEIGDLQRTFNSLAERVVNNMDELKSLDRAKSEFVSIASHELRTPLTSIKGSLGLLSSGIMGELNGDSLGLVRIAEQETDRLVRLINNLLDLAKMESRQFKLQKDWMSVQGLSESILEGLLGFAQQAKVHLHIQRPSEDIEANLDRDRIQQVVTNLISNAIKYSPKNDTVVLSYYINAEKKLEIAITDRGPGIQPKDQQLIFEKFRQGTASEHQLVKGTGLGLAISKALVEEHGGELSLRSTPGQGSTFFFTLPEWRNSVQSSTDSFPFGAAA from the coding sequence ATGAAAACGATCGGAGCCAAATTAAGTATCACCGTCTGGCTGATCGCCGGGTGTACTTTTTATTTTTCGGCTTCGGCGTATCACAATTTTAAGGAACTCCATCGCCTTCAAGATGACCTGCACGTGAGTCTATTTCTGCGCGGCTACGCGCAACAGCTCGAGACCAAAAAAACAAATCTAGACACTCTCGAGTATCTTAAAAAACTTCGGCGTACGATCCCTCAAGTGGAGCGGAAGAATCATTTGAGCAACTTGATTCAGGCCTTAAATACAAACAATCCTCAACTTAAAAGTTTACGCTTTAAAGAATTAGAGGAGGGCGAAAGCAAATACTTCGACGACGCTAAAGTCTACGTGATTTACTATCAGAGAGAATTTGCCAAATATATTTTAGCATCGGTGCTCACTCCACTGCTCGGACTGGTGTTCTTTTCAATCTATCTGCGACGCTCGATAGTTAAGCCTCTACAAAAACTATCTCAGCGGATGATGGACTTCCTCGTGGATCGCTACACTTTTAAACTTTCGACACCCCAGAATAACGAAATCGGAGATCTGCAACGGACCTTTAACTCGCTCGCCGAGCGCGTCGTCAACAATATGGATGAACTCAAATCACTGGACCGCGCCAAATCGGAGTTCGTCAGTATCGCCAGTCACGAACTTCGCACGCCTTTGACATCGATCAAGGGTTCCCTGGGTCTTTTAAGTTCCGGAATTATGGGTGAGCTCAATGGAGACTCTCTCGGGTTAGTTCGCATCGCGGAACAAGAAACAGATCGCCTTGTGCGACTGATTAACAATCTCCTCGATCTTGCCAAAATGGAATCTCGCCAGTTTAAACTGCAAAAAGATTGGATGTCGGTTCAAGGACTGTCGGAGTCTATTCTCGAAGGTCTCTTGGGATTTGCCCAGCAAGCCAAAGTTCATTTACATATTCAAAGACCTTCCGAAGATATCGAAGCGAACCTGGATCGCGATCGGATTCAACAGGTGGTCACAAATTTGATCTCCAATGCCATCAAATACTCTCCTAAAAACGATACGGTGGTGCTGAGCTACTACATTAACGCCGAAAAAAAGCTAGAGATCGCCATCACGGATCGTGGACCAGGGATTCAACCGAAAGATCAACAACTGATTTTTGAAAAGTTCCGTCAAGGGACGGCCTCCGAACATCAATTGGTCAAAGGAACGGGACTTGGTCTCGCCATTTCCAAAGCGTTGGTCGAAGAGCACGGCGGCGAACTGTCCCTCCGCTCAACTCCCGGACAAGGCTCTACCTTTTTCTTTACACTTCCCGAATGGAGAAATTCTGTTCAATCATCAACTGACTCGTTCCCATTTGGAGCCGCTGCATGA
- a CDS encoding sigma-54 dependent transcriptional regulator: MGRLKLNLLVIDDDSLILEVMQALIPEPWQFIGQTHYSTPPQTIHVAFVDLHLSDDFRKADGLEVIQKISQSNPHTEIVAISGDLNRELMEKALKAGATRFLPKPLTPDEILLMLNKIEALFQLRMSHQPLRRSWVGKSKASEELLRQIAFLKGERTPILIEGESGAGKDVVASLLNGQEDTRPFVTVNVASIPDNLFESEFFGYAKGAFTGALQSKMGLAESANGGDLFLDEIEALPLNQQTKLLRFLESGDVRRVGSNEVIHVDTRVIAASNEKLSQMVAQGKFREDLLWRLSGHKIAVPALREHKEDIAELCQFFMKNMRPQRNKSFSEDAFEVLKNYSWPGNVRELKRVCEQLAIQAPLPLIRGEDVAKILNPSSISTGDVKIDFTRGLTDVMNDFEKKVIEQAAIENKDVDALAKLLQISRSNLYKKLKDYNITL; this comes from the coding sequence ATGGGCCGATTAAAACTGAATTTGCTAGTGATTGATGACGATAGCCTAATTTTAGAAGTCATGCAGGCATTGATTCCTGAACCCTGGCAATTTATTGGGCAGACTCACTACTCAACACCTCCGCAAACGATTCATGTGGCCTTTGTGGACCTCCATCTGAGCGATGACTTTCGAAAAGCCGATGGTCTCGAGGTGATCCAAAAAATCAGTCAAAGCAATCCTCACACCGAGATTGTCGCCATCTCTGGCGACCTCAATCGAGAGTTGATGGAAAAAGCACTCAAGGCCGGGGCCACGCGTTTTCTGCCCAAACCACTGACACCTGATGAAATTTTACTCATGCTCAATAAAATTGAGGCGCTCTTCCAATTGCGAATGTCGCACCAACCCCTCCGTCGAAGCTGGGTTGGAAAATCCAAAGCCTCCGAGGAGCTCTTACGACAAATCGCCTTTCTCAAAGGGGAACGAACCCCGATCCTGATCGAGGGAGAATCTGGAGCGGGAAAAGATGTGGTCGCAAGTCTTCTCAATGGACAGGAAGATACTCGCCCCTTCGTCACCGTCAATGTCGCCAGTATCCCCGACAATCTGTTTGAATCGGAATTTTTTGGTTACGCCAAAGGGGCTTTCACCGGCGCACTTCAAAGCAAAATGGGCTTGGCGGAATCAGCCAATGGTGGCGATTTGTTTCTCGACGAGATCGAAGCACTACCTCTCAATCAACAAACGAAACTTTTGAGATTTCTCGAAAGTGGCGACGTTCGTCGTGTGGGTTCTAACGAAGTCATCCATGTGGATACGCGAGTGATCGCGGCCTCCAACGAAAAGTTGTCCCAAATGGTCGCTCAAGGAAAATTTCGCGAGGATCTCTTGTGGCGCCTTTCGGGGCACAAAATCGCCGTGCCCGCTCTCCGAGAGCACAAAGAAGATATTGCCGAACTCTGTCAGTTTTTTATGAAAAATATGCGCCCTCAAAGAAACAAAAGTTTTTCGGAGGACGCTTTCGAGGTCCTTAAAAATTACTCTTGGCCAGGAAATGTGCGAGAACTCAAACGCGTCTGCGAGCAGCTCGCTATTCAGGCGCCACTTCCGCTGATTCGGGGTGAAGATGTCGCTAAAATATTAAATCCATCTTCTATATCCACAGGGGACGTTAAAATCGATTTCACGCGTGGTTTGACGGACGTGATGAACGACTTCGAGAAAAAGGTCATCGAGCAAGCGGCCATTGAGAATAAGGACGTTGACGCGCTCGCTAAATTACTTCAGATATCTCGCTCGAATCTCTATAAAAAACTCAAAGATTACAATATAACTCTATAG
- a CDS encoding 1-acyl-sn-glycerol-3-phosphate acyltransferase, whose translation MEHWDYENDQWTKLPTYLKHLPLFTRHMDVTSYFFRVLWAIFLKLVGFRFYVRLKIHGDFHAVFKEHKKLLLIANHASHLDATSIAAAVPFSIWKHLYITAAKDYFFSNPVFTFFSKHCLGAIPIDRKDKKGEAVNLCLTLLNQLDNIWMILFPEGTRSPDGRIQVFKKGVSLFSERTNTPILFMYIRGNANLWPKGRLLPMPGRLDMYLGPVHPPAPSEVLHENYVKWVKSVDPRVEFTVDPSKEA comes from the coding sequence ATCGAACACTGGGATTACGAAAACGACCAGTGGACCAAACTTCCCACCTATCTTAAGCATTTGCCATTATTCACAAGACATATGGATGTCACCAGTTACTTTTTTCGCGTGCTGTGGGCGATTTTTCTCAAGCTTGTCGGCTTTCGCTTTTATGTGCGATTAAAAATCCACGGAGACTTTCACGCCGTCTTTAAGGAACATAAAAAACTCCTTTTGATTGCCAATCACGCGAGCCACCTTGATGCCACATCCATCGCGGCGGCGGTTCCCTTTTCGATTTGGAAGCATTTGTACATCACGGCGGCTAAGGACTATTTTTTTTCCAACCCGGTTTTCACTTTTTTCTCTAAACACTGTTTAGGTGCTATTCCCATTGATCGTAAGGACAAAAAGGGTGAGGCCGTTAACCTCTGCCTGACTTTGTTAAACCAACTCGACAACATCTGGATGATTCTTTTCCCCGAGGGCACGCGCTCGCCCGATGGTCGCATTCAAGTTTTTAAAAAAGGGGTGAGTCTTTTTTCGGAAAGGACCAATACACCCATTTTGTTTATGTACATTCGCGGCAATGCGAATCTCTGGCCCAAGGGTCGCCTTTTACCGATGCCGGGACGCCTCGATATGTATTTGGGACCGGTTCATCCTCCCGCCCCCTCCGAAGTTCTCCACGAAAATTATGTCAAATGGGTCAAGTCCGTAGATCCCCGCGTTGAGTTCACCGTGGATCCCAGCAAAGAAGCCTAG
- a CDS encoding phosphatidate cytidylyltransferase, with product MLKLWSEPLFLGIVVLTFALLLGLAIVFYFLQSRRPEFRSSLSSVVSWLFMAQFIFLFLGMKWPFPLVLITIIAIYGGKVFFQMAGLYHRSYFVLTCYAALLCCAGAIFTDNHKFFDLMPAMFFMAVCLIPMIRNSYKHMVQYMALSLVNFMLLWAFMHLGWILKMEHGVYVTIYIIFLTEIFENVYLRVSRHFKKIKIVSELTPKRSLEGYVAGAAVTLLVAYGLKDILPFPQYWWMLGCACFIFGSTGDTILVVIRRDLGIKIYGSFVIGRGDFFTRIERLVFVAPACYYVIEYLQGRI from the coding sequence TTGCTTAAGCTCTGGTCAGAACCCCTGTTTCTAGGAATCGTTGTTCTCACATTTGCGCTGCTCTTGGGGCTCGCGATTGTTTTTTACTTCCTCCAGTCCCGACGTCCCGAATTCCGAAGCTCGCTCTCCTCCGTGGTGAGCTGGTTGTTTATGGCTCAGTTTATTTTTCTGTTCCTCGGCATGAAGTGGCCCTTCCCGCTCGTTCTCATCACCATCATCGCCATTTACGGCGGCAAAGTTTTTTTTCAGATGGCCGGGCTTTATCATCGCAGCTATTTTGTCCTGACCTGTTACGCCGCACTTCTTTGCTGTGCGGGAGCAATCTTCACCGATAATCACAAGTTTTTTGATCTCATGCCGGCGATGTTTTTTATGGCCGTTTGCTTAATCCCGATGATTCGAAACTCGTATAAGCACATGGTGCAGTACATGGCCCTCTCGCTGGTCAACTTTATGTTACTCTGGGCCTTTATGCATCTCGGTTGGATTTTGAAGATGGAGCACGGAGTTTACGTGACCATTTACATTATCTTCCTCACCGAAATTTTCGAAAATGTTTACCTCCGAGTGAGTCGTCATTTTAAAAAAATTAAAATCGTTTCCGAACTCACGCCCAAGCGAAGTCTCGAAGGCTACGTCGCCGGCGCCGCTGTCACTCTCTTGGTGGCCTACGGGCTTAAGGATATTCTACCCTTCCCGCAATACTGGTGGATGTTGGGCTGCGCTTGCTTTATTTTTGGAAGCACGGGGGATACCATTTTGGTTGTGATCCGTCGCGATCTGGGAATTAAAATTTATGGCTCTTTCGTGATCGGTCGTGGTGATTTCTTCACCCGCATCGAGCGTTTAGTTTTTGTCGCTCCCGCTTGCTACTATGTCATTGAGTATTTGCAGGGACGTATATGA